The proteins below are encoded in one region of Acidobacteriota bacterium:
- a CDS encoding DNA-3-methyladenine glycosylase produces the protein MAASSERGVVLPQKFYARDPRIVARELLGKILVRTLSGRARKRLSGRIVEVEVYLGEGDLAAHSAAGQTERNQVLFGAPGHAYVYFIYGVHYCLNFSCMPEGQAGCVLLRALEPVEGLKEMAAARGLSPERLSSISGLKMLTSGPGRVCQALEITRPKLNGQRLYTGDSPLKILDDGWRVGQIRETLRIGITKSHEMPLRYLIAGNAFVSGKKNV, from the coding sequence ATGGCAGCCAGCAGCGAACGCGGCGTTGTTCTACCGCAGAAGTTCTATGCGCGTGACCCACGAATCGTAGCACGAGAGTTGCTGGGCAAAATTCTCGTCCGTACATTGTCCGGTCGTGCACGGAAGAGACTCTCGGGGCGGATTGTTGAAGTTGAGGTCTATCTCGGGGAAGGCGATCTCGCTGCACACTCGGCTGCGGGCCAAACCGAGCGGAACCAGGTGCTCTTTGGTGCTCCCGGTCATGCTTATGTCTATTTCATATACGGTGTGCACTATTGCCTGAATTTTTCCTGTATGCCTGAAGGACAGGCAGGGTGTGTGCTGCTGCGGGCTCTTGAACCAGTGGAAGGCCTGAAGGAAATGGCCGCAGCGCGTGGACTGTCGCCAGAGCGATTGAGTTCTATTTCGGGATTGAAAATGTTGACGAGCGGTCCCGGGCGGGTATGCCAGGCATTAGAGATCACGCGCCCAAAATTGAACGGTCAAAGGCTCTATACGGGCGATTCGCCTCTAAAGATTTTGGATGATGGTTGGCGCGTGGGCCAGATTCGCGAGACGTTGCGCATCGGCATCACCAAATCACACGAGATGCCGTTGAGATATCTGATTGCCGGGAATGCGTTCGTCTCGGGGAAGAAGAATGTTTGA
- a CDS encoding D-alanine--D-alanine ligase A codes for MSASKKLRVGVLFGGRSGEHEVSLLSAASVLKAIDRNKYDVVPIGINKEGRWLTSGESQKLLGGDGSQGNPRHLRAGDPEDTVGAAVLARGDAVIVPPEPRGQHHSLIPFESGSAPEVRQAHQAIDVDVIFPVLHGTFGEDGTIQGLLELAGIPYVGAGVLGSAAGMDKDVMKRLFAVAGLPMVKHVTVLRSQWQTEPKKVTKEVESKLKYPVFVKPANLGSSVGISKAHDRKELGPAMNLAASYDRKIIIEQGVGGKKKKAREIECSVLGNDDPQASVAGEIVPVKEFYDYAAKYLDEGSELLIPAQLSKKLSKEVREMAIAAFKAIDCAGLARVDFLLDPTSEKLYLNEINTMPGFTAISMYPKLWAATGLEYPRLIDRLIALALERHAEKSKNTYSR; via the coding sequence ATGTCCGCCTCCAAAAAACTTCGCGTAGGCGTGCTCTTCGGTGGTCGTAGCGGAGAGCACGAGGTCTCGCTGCTCTCAGCAGCGTCGGTGCTGAAGGCAATTGATCGCAATAAGTATGACGTGGTTCCCATCGGCATTAATAAAGAAGGTCGCTGGCTAACCTCCGGCGAATCGCAGAAGTTGCTGGGCGGCGACGGATCGCAAGGCAATCCACGGCATCTTCGCGCTGGCGATCCTGAAGACACGGTGGGAGCGGCTGTGCTTGCGCGCGGCGATGCCGTCATCGTACCTCCGGAGCCGAGGGGACAGCATCACTCGCTGATTCCATTCGAAAGCGGATCCGCGCCGGAAGTTCGCCAAGCACACCAGGCAATTGATGTCGATGTGATCTTCCCCGTGCTTCATGGAACCTTCGGAGAAGACGGGACTATTCAAGGCCTTCTCGAACTCGCCGGAATTCCTTACGTCGGCGCAGGAGTGCTCGGCTCCGCTGCCGGCATGGATAAAGATGTGATGAAGCGTCTCTTCGCCGTCGCGGGCCTGCCGATGGTGAAGCATGTAACCGTACTCCGCAGCCAATGGCAGACAGAGCCCAAGAAGGTTACAAAAGAGGTTGAGTCCAAGCTGAAATATCCCGTCTTCGTGAAGCCCGCGAACCTCGGCTCGTCAGTCGGCATTTCCAAGGCGCATGACCGCAAGGAACTCGGCCCAGCCATGAATCTGGCCGCCAGCTATGATCGCAAGATCATCATCGAGCAAGGCGTTGGAGGGAAGAAGAAGAAAGCCCGCGAGATCGAGTGTTCCGTATTGGGAAACGATGATCCGCAGGCCAGCGTTGCCGGGGAGATCGTCCCAGTGAAGGAGTTTTACGATTACGCAGCCAAATATCTCGACGAGGGCTCGGAGCTGCTGATACCGGCCCAGCTGTCGAAGAAGCTTAGTAAGGAAGTGCGGGAGATGGCGATTGCTGCGTTTAAAGCCATCGATTGCGCGGGACTGGCCCGCGTCGATTTCCTGCTCGATCCGACCAGCGAAAAGCTCTACCTGAACGAGATCAACACTATGCCTGGCTTTACCGCGATCAGCATGTATCCAAAACTGTGGGCAGCGACGGGATTGGAGTATCCCAGGCTGATCGATCGCTTGATCGCGTTGGCACTAGAGCGCCACGCGGAAAAGAGCAAGAACACGTATAGCCGGTAA
- a CDS encoding twin-arginine translocase TatA/TatE family subunit: MFGGKLGIPELLLLLGIALLIFGPGKLADFGKGLGEGIKNFKSAVKEGEQGTEEKKQ, encoded by the coding sequence ATGTTTGGTGGCAAGTTAGGGATACCCGAGCTGTTGTTGTTGCTCGGCATTGCGCTTCTGATCTTTGGACCGGGCAAGCTGGCTGATTTCGGCAAAGGTCTCGGAGAAGGTATTAAGAATTTCAAGAGCGCAGTAAAAGAAGGCGAGCAAGGGACGGAAGAGAAGAAGCAGTAA
- a CDS encoding amidohydrolase, translated as MKCLQALFLLIAVAGIAQTAPTTTGTMGTHATSEAKTIVIRAGTLIDGTSAQPKRNQVIIVRGNRIVSVGDGTSAQAPADAQTIDLSRATVLPGLIDTHTHIFLQGEDPAEGGYDIQLLKYPASFRAARATMSCRRALEQGFTTLRDLETEGAGYGDVGIKEAIEGGYIPGPRLFVVTRAISTTGGYPLEGYAPEINVPKGAQLIDGPVEARKAAREQLDNGADWIKVYMTHRSWLDDKGNLVSQPTLTLDEIKAIVDETHGWHKKVACHAYNGIGLQRALDGGCDSIEHGLEISDAQIAQMVKQGTWYVPTMSVYYSHWAPENTDDGRRDRKRAAVHGTSFNKALKAGVKMAFGTDAGGFSWNQPIAEEFAREVEFGMTPMQAIQSATSRAAELLDKQGKLGVIAPGAYADVIAVNEDPLRDVNALKNVTFVMKDGEVYKPTPTSR; from the coding sequence ATGAAATGTCTGCAAGCGCTGTTCTTGCTAATAGCAGTTGCAGGTATCGCTCAAACCGCTCCCACAACAACCGGCACGATGGGAACGCACGCCACGTCGGAAGCTAAGACCATCGTCATACGCGCCGGCACACTGATCGATGGGACCAGCGCACAACCGAAACGGAACCAGGTAATCATCGTTCGCGGCAATCGCATCGTCAGCGTCGGCGATGGCACTTCAGCGCAAGCTCCGGCGGACGCGCAGACGATCGATCTGAGTCGGGCAACCGTCCTTCCCGGATTGATCGACACCCACACGCATATCTTCCTGCAAGGCGAGGATCCGGCCGAAGGCGGATATGACATCCAGTTGCTGAAGTATCCAGCGTCTTTTCGTGCAGCTCGCGCGACGATGTCTTGTAGACGCGCGCTCGAGCAAGGCTTCACCACTCTGCGCGACCTTGAAACCGAAGGCGCAGGCTACGGCGATGTTGGGATCAAGGAAGCTATCGAGGGCGGATACATTCCCGGTCCGCGCCTGTTCGTGGTCACCCGCGCGATCTCAACGACTGGAGGATATCCGCTGGAGGGCTATGCGCCGGAGATCAACGTTCCCAAAGGCGCACAGTTGATCGACGGTCCAGTGGAAGCCCGCAAAGCCGCGCGCGAGCAACTCGACAACGGAGCGGACTGGATCAAGGTCTACATGACGCATCGCTCCTGGCTCGACGACAAAGGCAACCTCGTCTCGCAACCCACTCTGACACTGGATGAGATAAAGGCGATCGTCGATGAAACTCACGGCTGGCATAAAAAGGTCGCATGCCACGCCTACAACGGCATTGGACTGCAGCGCGCTCTTGATGGCGGATGCGATTCCATCGAGCATGGTCTCGAAATCAGCGACGCGCAGATCGCGCAAATGGTGAAGCAGGGAACATGGTATGTGCCGACGATGTCGGTCTACTACTCCCATTGGGCTCCGGAAAACACCGATGATGGACGCCGCGATCGCAAGCGCGCCGCCGTCCACGGCACCTCCTTCAACAAAGCCTTGAAAGCCGGAGTGAAGATGGCTTTCGGCACCGACGCCGGCGGATTCTCCTGGAACCAGCCCATCGCAGAGGAGTTCGCCCGCGAAGTGGAGTTCGGCATGACTCCAATGCAGGCCATTCAAAGCGCCACCTCGCGCGCCGCCGAGTTGCTCGACAAACAAGGCAAGCTTGGAGTGATTGCACCCGGCGCGTACGCAGATGTAATCGCCGTGAATGAAGATCCTCTACGCGACGTGAATGCACTGAAGAATGTCACCTTCGTCATGAAGGATGGAGAAGTGTACAAGCCGACGCCGACGAGTCGGTGA
- the maf gene encoding septum formation protein Maf produces MLILASASPRRAELLRNAGISFSIQPANVHEERRAGETPEGCVRRLAREKAEAIARGVEDDAVILAADTEVVLDLKTGTPLGKPRDSRDAVQMLKTLSGRSHYVITGVCLAWKEKNHWQFKDSAETTLVQMQKISDQEIEEYVASGEPMDKAGAYAIQGKASRWIPRIEGCYFNVVGLPVPLIYCMLRENVPQALEFNQVSGARSR; encoded by the coding sequence ATGCTCATCCTTGCCTCAGCCTCGCCGCGCCGCGCGGAACTCCTGAGAAACGCCGGCATCTCCTTTTCAATACAACCGGCAAATGTTCACGAAGAGCGTCGGGCGGGAGAAACTCCCGAGGGGTGCGTGCGCAGGCTTGCGCGCGAGAAGGCCGAGGCCATTGCACGTGGAGTTGAGGATGATGCTGTAATTCTTGCTGCAGATACTGAAGTAGTCCTGGATTTGAAGACCGGAACTCCGCTGGGCAAACCAAGGGATTCACGCGACGCGGTCCAAATGTTGAAGACTCTGAGCGGCCGCAGCCATTACGTCATCACGGGCGTGTGCCTGGCGTGGAAAGAAAAGAACCACTGGCAATTCAAGGATTCTGCAGAAACAACTCTCGTCCAGATGCAGAAAATCAGTGATCAGGAGATCGAAGAATATGTCGCGAGTGGTGAACCCATGGATAAGGCGGGCGCATATGCGATCCAAGGCAAAGCTTCACGCTGGATTCCGCGTATCGAAGGCTGCTATTTCAATGTCGTGGGTTTGCCGGTACCGCTGATCTATTGCATGCTGCGGGAGAATGTTCCACAAGCGCTGGAGTTTAACCAGGTCTCCGGAGCCCGGTCACGATGA
- a CDS encoding peptidase M50, with amino-acid sequence MIRAWSIPVGRFFGTEVRLHLTFFLLLALLVTQTKQAGMDPVRGVALFFMMLAAVVVQETARALFRHGKRDRLQRLVLLPIGGVVLGETSEHGATSHTTVAQETRSALAGPVANLLVAGMAAAILVTVAQQKLIVSPYIHSGHLARSLVWINVLLGLLNLVPAYPLAAGRVLRVWLAQSSAKDVPNAWEEATRKSVSYGQGFSMLLTVMGFFAGNIWAIVVGFCVFIAAHLEDRSMLFQSVVSSVRMEEIMLTDFAVLSPADTLQDALEKALHTLQDDFPVVRSGDLVGTITRQKILDAIRTEGNGYVQSVMNRVLEVCQKGESLATAFRKITIRGLTMIPVVDQQKLVGIVTLQNLSHNMGLLAESRRLKKLDED; translated from the coding sequence TTGATTCGCGCTTGGTCCATTCCGGTCGGCAGGTTCTTTGGCACAGAGGTGCGTCTGCATCTCACGTTTTTCCTGCTGCTGGCTCTGCTGGTCACACAGACGAAGCAGGCAGGAATGGACCCGGTTCGGGGCGTGGCGTTGTTTTTCATGATGCTGGCGGCGGTCGTAGTGCAGGAGACGGCACGCGCGCTCTTCAGGCATGGCAAGCGTGATCGATTGCAGCGTCTGGTCTTGCTGCCCATCGGCGGCGTTGTGCTGGGCGAAACCTCCGAACACGGCGCCACCTCGCACACCACGGTCGCACAAGAAACACGAAGCGCTTTGGCCGGACCGGTTGCCAACCTGCTGGTTGCCGGCATGGCCGCTGCAATTCTGGTTACGGTGGCACAGCAGAAACTGATTGTCTCGCCTTACATTCATTCCGGACACTTGGCACGCAGTCTGGTCTGGATCAATGTCTTGCTGGGATTGCTGAACCTTGTTCCTGCGTATCCGTTGGCTGCCGGCCGCGTGCTGCGAGTATGGCTGGCGCAAAGCTCAGCAAAGGACGTGCCCAACGCCTGGGAGGAAGCGACGCGCAAGTCCGTCAGCTACGGACAAGGCTTCTCAATGCTGCTCACCGTGATGGGTTTCTTCGCGGGCAACATCTGGGCCATCGTCGTGGGCTTCTGCGTCTTCATCGCGGCTCATCTGGAAGACCGCAGCATGCTGTTCCAGTCGGTTGTCTCCAGCGTGCGCATGGAAGAAATCATGCTCACCGACTTTGCCGTGCTCTCTCCGGCAGACACCCTGCAGGATGCCCTCGAGAAAGCACTGCATACTCTGCAAGACGACTTCCCCGTCGTGCGTAGCGGTGACCTGGTCGGCACCATTACGCGACAAAAGATCCTGGACGCCATTCGGACAGAAGGCAATGGCTACGTGCAGTCGGTAATGAACCGCGTACTCGAGGTGTGCCAGAAAGGCGAATCGCTCGCGACCGCCTTCCGCAAAATCACAATTCGAGGATTGACCATGATCCCGGTAGTCGATCAGCAGAAACTGGTCGGCATCGTGACACTTCAGAACCTAAGTCACAACATGGGACTACTGGCGGAGAGCCGCCGGTTGAAGAAGCTGGATGAGGATTGA
- a CDS encoding bifunctional pyr operon transcriptional regulator/uracil phosphoribosyltransferase PyrR has product MSASEIERTLVRLAHEIVEKNNGVERLGFVGIKRRGVPLAKRLAGLVSKIEKSPIDVGTLDINLYRDDLSTTGPKPIVNKMDIGFDVTDKNIILVDDVLYTGRTIRAALDALFDHGRPSRVQLLVLIDRGHRELPIEAAFIGRTVQTTQNEIIEVKLQETDPSEQVLLVEKVLA; this is encoded by the coding sequence ATGTCGGCCTCGGAGATCGAGCGTACGCTGGTTCGTCTGGCGCATGAGATCGTCGAGAAGAACAATGGTGTGGAGCGACTCGGTTTTGTCGGCATCAAACGCCGGGGAGTTCCGCTGGCCAAGCGGTTAGCCGGGCTGGTCAGCAAGATTGAGAAGTCGCCGATCGACGTGGGCACACTCGATATCAATCTGTATCGTGACGATCTCTCGACCACTGGGCCAAAGCCGATCGTGAACAAAATGGACATCGGCTTCGACGTCACTGATAAAAACATCATCCTGGTGGATGATGTCCTGTACACCGGCAGAACCATCCGCGCAGCGCTCGACGCTTTATTCGACCATGGACGTCCCAGCCGCGTGCAATTGCTGGTGCTGATCGATCGCGGACATCGCGAACTTCCTATCGAAGCCGCCTTCATCGGGCGCACCGTGCAGACCACGCAAAACGAGATCATCGAAGTAAAACTGCAAGAGACCGATCCCAGCGAACAAGTGCTCCTGGTGGAGAAGGTATTGGCATGA
- a CDS encoding dihydroorotase — protein sequence MSTRALLISGGSLITESGEVQKGDLLIENGRIAAIDQIGKIPERGQTVLEARGLIVSPGFIDLHVHLREPGQSHKETIATGTAAAAVGGFTTVCPMPNTTPVNDSPEITRWMQQPQRRAAAKVHPIAAATISSNGERLTDFKALVEAGAVAVTDDGRPILGDSIMREALQAARELGIPVIQHAEDTRMSQGCTMHEGPTSFRLGLRGVKAEAEASIVARDIELAAETKARLHVAHLSTDAALKQVRQAREQGVQVTCEVTPHHLLLTDEEVGDYDTNCKMNPPLRAESDRQAMWDGLRDGSIDCIATDHAPHAAHEKDQEFERAPFGVTGLETALPIALMVAAGDPQLVVRWLSCNPASVMGWKDAGVLRVGASADITIFDPAEEWTFTASESKSKSKNSPFIGKRLRGRVQYTIVDGCVMWSL from the coding sequence ATAAGTACGCGCGCCTTACTGATCAGCGGCGGCTCTCTCATTACGGAGAGTGGGGAGGTGCAAAAAGGTGACCTACTGATTGAAAACGGGCGCATCGCCGCAATCGATCAGATCGGCAAGATTCCTGAGCGCGGTCAAACCGTGCTCGAAGCGCGTGGATTGATCGTGTCACCGGGATTCATCGATCTGCACGTACATTTACGCGAGCCTGGGCAGAGCCATAAAGAGACAATCGCGACCGGGACAGCCGCCGCAGCGGTTGGTGGTTTCACTACAGTCTGCCCCATGCCGAACACTACGCCCGTGAATGACTCGCCCGAGATTACGCGTTGGATGCAGCAGCCCCAGCGCAGAGCAGCGGCCAAAGTTCATCCCATCGCTGCCGCCACCATCAGCAGCAATGGTGAACGACTGACGGACTTCAAAGCATTGGTGGAAGCTGGCGCAGTGGCCGTGACCGATGATGGCCGTCCCATTTTGGGAGATAGTATCATGCGAGAGGCATTGCAGGCCGCCCGCGAGCTCGGGATTCCAGTGATTCAGCATGCTGAAGACACGCGCATGAGCCAGGGCTGTACTATGCACGAAGGTCCAACTTCCTTCCGACTTGGTCTGCGAGGCGTGAAGGCGGAGGCTGAGGCCTCGATCGTCGCGCGCGATATTGAACTCGCAGCCGAGACCAAGGCGCGTCTTCATGTGGCCCACTTATCCACTGATGCAGCGCTTAAACAGGTTCGCCAAGCTCGAGAGCAGGGAGTGCAGGTGACCTGTGAAGTTACGCCACATCATCTCCTGCTCACTGACGAAGAGGTCGGTGACTACGACACCAACTGCAAGATGAACCCACCGCTCCGCGCCGAATCCGATCGACAGGCAATGTGGGATGGCCTTCGCGACGGCAGCATCGATTGCATTGCCACTGATCACGCTCCCCATGCCGCTCACGAAAAAGATCAGGAGTTCGAACGCGCGCCATTTGGCGTCACCGGACTTGAAACTGCGCTGCCGATCGCGCTAATGGTTGCAGCGGGCGATCCGCAACTCGTGGTACGTTGGCTCTCCTGCAATCCTGCCAGCGTGATGGGCTGGAAAGATGCCGGAGTGCTTCGCGTCGGCGCTTCCGCCGACATAACCATATTCGATCCCGCAGAAGAATGGACATTCACCGCGAGCGAGTCCAAATCAAAATCGAAGAACTCCCCATTCATCGGCAAACGTTTGCGGGGACGTGTGCAATACACGATTGTGGATGGATGCGTTATGTGGTCGTTGTGA
- the alr gene encoding alanine racemase gives MPTRPTWAEVSLPTLVNNYKLIRDFVAPHATVCAVVKCDAYGHGAIECARALEVAGASWFGVTSADEGIELRRAGIAGRILLMSGIWRGEGEAVVEHSLTPAVWSAEQISEANNAAEKLRRERFPVHIEVDTGMARQGVSAANLGYVLEAARKAKSICIEGLHSHLASAEVVDAPEVEAQLAAYKRALEQLAAAHIRPACLHLANSAAIVVRRESWQHLNQSTALVRPGISLYGYYLPFVTAAGAVSETERPSVKPVLSWKTRIIDIRDIEAGQGVGYNLTFVAGAASRIATLAVGYGDGLNRALSNQGRVLIRGEFAAIVGKVSMDVTTIDVTKIPTAQIGDEVLLIGEQNGSKLSAADLAATTQTIAYEVLCNISKRVPRSYLS, from the coding sequence ATGCCGACGCGACCCACTTGGGCCGAGGTCTCGCTCCCCACTCTGGTTAACAATTACAAACTGATTCGTGATTTCGTTGCTCCGCACGCGACGGTTTGTGCGGTTGTGAAGTGTGACGCTTATGGACATGGCGCCATCGAGTGCGCTCGCGCGTTAGAGGTCGCGGGCGCCTCATGGTTCGGAGTCACATCGGCGGACGAGGGTATTGAGCTGCGGCGTGCAGGCATCGCCGGACGCATCCTTCTCATGAGTGGAATCTGGCGCGGAGAAGGAGAAGCGGTGGTTGAGCACAGCCTCACGCCGGCAGTGTGGAGTGCCGAGCAGATCTCCGAAGCGAATAACGCGGCAGAAAAACTGCGTAGAGAGCGATTCCCCGTGCATATCGAGGTCGACACCGGAATGGCGAGGCAGGGTGTTTCCGCTGCGAATCTTGGTTATGTGCTGGAAGCTGCACGCAAGGCGAAATCAATCTGTATCGAAGGACTGCATTCGCACCTTGCGTCGGCGGAGGTGGTCGATGCACCTGAGGTCGAGGCTCAATTGGCGGCATACAAGCGGGCTCTCGAGCAACTCGCTGCGGCGCACATCCGACCTGCGTGTTTACATCTCGCCAATAGCGCCGCCATCGTTGTTCGCAGGGAGTCATGGCAGCACCTGAACCAGTCGACAGCGCTGGTTCGGCCGGGAATCTCTCTATATGGCTACTATTTGCCTTTCGTCACCGCTGCTGGCGCCGTTTCCGAAACGGAACGACCTTCGGTGAAGCCAGTGCTCTCCTGGAAGACTCGCATCATCGACATCCGCGACATCGAAGCTGGCCAGGGAGTTGGATATAACCTCACCTTCGTAGCCGGCGCGGCGTCGCGCATTGCTACCTTGGCGGTTGGCTATGGTGACGGCCTGAATCGCGCGCTTTCAAACCAAGGCCGCGTTCTTATACGGGGCGAGTTCGCTGCGATCGTTGGCAAGGTTTCCATGGATGTGACGACCATCGACGTAACGAAAATTCCTACCGCTCAGATTGGCGATGAAGTCCTGCTGATCGGTGAGCAGAATGGGAGCAAGCTCTCCGCGGCCGACTTGGCTGCAACTACGCAAACCATCGCGTACGAAGTTCTCTGCAATATCAGCAAGCGAGTACCGCGAAGCTATTTGTCATGA
- the rsmD gene encoding 16S rRNA (guanine(966)-N(2))-methyltransferase RsmD: protein MRVIAGQYRSRRLMAPPGTDTRPTSDRLRETLFNVLSAGIPESVWFDLFAGSGAVGIEALSRGARMVYFVESAARAAQTIRANLRNLSITEGFEVQEREAFQALRALDAAAVVCDFCFIDPPYAEEAAYEQSLGFLSQSRLLTQKSIVIAEHDKHSDLAERYGALQRFRRLQQGDAVLSFYRLG from the coding sequence ATGCGTGTCATAGCCGGGCAGTATCGCAGCCGCAGATTAATGGCACCTCCAGGCACAGATACCCGTCCGACCTCGGACCGGCTGCGCGAAACGCTGTTCAATGTCCTCTCAGCTGGAATCCCCGAGAGCGTCTGGTTCGACCTCTTTGCCGGCTCTGGCGCTGTCGGAATCGAAGCCTTAAGCCGCGGCGCACGCATGGTGTACTTCGTCGAGAGCGCTGCAAGGGCCGCCCAAACAATCCGTGCGAACCTTCGCAATCTGTCGATCACCGAAGGATTTGAAGTGCAGGAGCGAGAGGCGTTTCAAGCGTTGCGTGCGCTCGACGCTGCCGCGGTCGTCTGCGATTTCTGCTTTATCGATCCTCCTTATGCCGAAGAAGCAGCTTACGAGCAGAGCCTGGGCTTCCTGTCTCAATCGAGGCTGCTGACGCAGAAGAGCATCGTGATCGCAGAGCATGACAAGCACTCCGATCTCGCGGAGCGCTATGGAGCATTGCAAAGATTTAGGCGATTGCAGCAGGGAGATGCGGTGCTGAGCTTTTACAGGCTGGGATAG
- a CDS encoding aspartate carbamoyltransferase, with amino-acid sequence MISGENPRSRSQTFRRSIRSASLRKERFSHSARSLLDIESLSDSDIDSLLKEAGRFKVSPKKSPLVRRHVALLFYEASTRTRCSFELAAKSLGASTTLVSTTASSIEKGESLVDTGATLAAMGAECIVIRHPSSGAPHVLARHLTIPIVNAGDGMHEHPSQALLDCFTILQHRRSLQGLGLLLVGDIFHSRVARSNALLLTRLGAQVTFCGPPALLPDVAETIAPNVRITRDFDAALPTADVIMMLRVQKERLAGLQLSVDDYIRDYQLTSERLTLAPADALVMHPGPMVRGMELTSEVADSARSLVLEQVRNGVAVRRAILLRALGGHA; translated from the coding sequence ATGATCTCAGGGGAGAACCCCCGCAGCCGATCCCAAACATTCCGCCGCAGTATTCGTTCTGCTTCGCTCCGTAAGGAGCGCTTCTCCCATTCCGCGCGCTCGTTGCTCGACATCGAGTCACTCAGCGACAGCGATATTGACTCTCTTCTGAAGGAAGCCGGACGTTTCAAAGTGAGCCCGAAAAAGTCTCCTCTGGTGCGCCGCCATGTCGCGCTCCTCTTCTACGAGGCCAGCACCAGGACGCGCTGCTCATTCGAGCTTGCGGCGAAGTCATTGGGCGCATCCACTACGCTGGTGAGCACGACGGCATCCAGCATCGAAAAAGGTGAATCCCTCGTCGATACGGGTGCAACGTTAGCGGCGATGGGAGCCGAATGCATTGTGATCCGCCATCCTTCTTCGGGAGCGCCCCATGTGCTGGCTCGTCATCTTACGATCCCGATTGTGAACGCTGGGGACGGAATGCACGAACATCCGTCGCAAGCTCTGCTCGACTGCTTCACAATCTTGCAGCATCGTCGCTCGTTACAGGGCCTGGGGCTGCTGCTGGTGGGGGACATCTTTCATAGCCGTGTTGCCCGCTCCAATGCGTTGCTGCTGACCAGACTCGGAGCGCAAGTCACATTTTGCGGGCCTCCGGCTCTCTTGCCCGATGTCGCGGAAACTATCGCTCCAAACGTGCGCATCACGCGAGATTTTGACGCCGCTCTGCCAACTGCTGATGTGATCATGATGTTGCGAGTTCAGAAGGAGCGATTGGCGGGCCTGCAACTCTCGGTTGACGATTACATTCGCGACTATCAGTTAACCTCGGAACGCCTGACACTGGCGCCAGCTGACGCGCTGGTAATGCATCCTGGACCAATGGTTCGCGGTATGGAGCTCACCAGTGAAGTCGCCGACAGTGCCCGCTCCCTCGTACTCGAGCAGGTACGCAACGGAGTTGCCGTGCGCCGCGCCATTCTGTTGCGAGCGCTTGGAGGACACGCTTGA